Genomic window (Saccharothrix australiensis):
GGTGGGCGGTGTCGTGCTGGCGGGTGCCGCCGTCGAACGGCTGGGCGGGCGCGGTCAGGTCCTCCGGGCGCTGACGACCGCCGCCGCGACGTGGGTCGTGCTCGGCGGGTCGTCGCTGGCCGACGAGGGCACCGCGATGGGGCGCGAGCTGAACGGCGGCGACCTGGCCGCCGCGCGCCGCCGCCTGCCCAACCTGTGCGGGCGGGAACCGGCCCGGCTGGACGTGCTCGGCCTGGCCAAGGCGACCGTCGAGTCCGTGGCGGAGAACACGTCCGACGCCGTGGTCGCCCCGCTGTTCTGGGGCGCGGTCGCCGGGGTGCCCGGACTGCTCGGGTATCGGGCCGTGAACACGCTCGACGCCATGATCGGCCACCTCAACCCGCGCTACCGGCGGTTCGGCTGGGCCGCCGCGCGGCTGGACGACGTGGCGAACCTCGTGCCCTCCCGGCTGGCCGCGCTGCTGACGGCGGCCGGCGCGCCGGTCGTCGGCGGGTCGTCGGGCGAGGCGTGGCGCACCTGGCGGCGCGACGCGGCGGCCCACCCGAGCCCGAACGCGGGGCAGGTGGAGGCGGCCTTCGCGGGCGCGCTGGAGATCCGGTTGGGCGGGCGCACGGTGTACTCGCACGGCGCGGAGGACCGCCCGGTGCTCGGCCACGGCCGCAACCCGGACGCCGGTCACGTGACCAGGGCGGTGGAGCTGTCGCGGGTGGTCGGCGCGGGCGCCGCCGCCGTCACCGCGGCGCTGGCGCTGCTCCGTCCTCGGCGCGTTCGTCCTCGGCGAGCAGCTCGGCGACGGACTTCCGCTTGACGCGCGGCTCGTTCAGCGCGCCGCCGGGCCGGGCCTCCCGGACCGTGAAGTACAGCCAGCCGGCCAGCGCCATCGCGCCGAACGCGATCCACTGGAGCGCGTAGGAGAAGAACGGGCCCGCGTCGAGCCTGGGCAGCGGCAGCGCGCCCTCGACGCCCGGCTGGCCCTCGGTGAGCTCGAAGTAGCCGGGGCGGAGGTCGATGCCCGTCGCGCGGGCGACCACGGCCGGGTTGATCGCGTACACCTCGCGGTGGCCGTCGCGCTCGATCGCGTCGCGGTCGTCGGACTCGCCGGCCCGCACGCGGGCGATGATCGTCACGGTGCCCTCGGGCACGGGCTTCAGGTCCGGCACCTTCAGGCCGTTCACCGGCCGCACGTAGCCCCGGTCCACCAGCACCGTCGGGCCGCCGGCCAGCGCGAACGGCGTCAGCACCTCGGAGGCGGCCTCGCCCTGGACGGTGCGCAGGCGGGCGACGGCCTGCCCCTCGGGCAGGTAGCGGCCGGTCAGGGAGACGAGCCGCCACTCGTTGGCCGCGTTCGGCTGGTCGAGGACCGACTCGACCGGGACCGGGTCGGCGCGCACGGACGCGGTGACGGCGTCGTTCTGCGCCTCGCGCTCGCGGTCGCGGCTGAACTGCCACGGCGCGAGCAGCGTGAAGCAGGCGCCCGCGAACACCCAGACCGCCAGCGTCAACGCCAGCCAGCCGGGCCGCAGCAGAAACCTCAAGCGCACGTGTCCACGGTAAGCCCTGGGTCGTGGTGACCCGCACCCGGTCGAGCGCGTCGGGCTGCCCCGCGGCTGCTCACGGGCCGCGCGAGGCCGAGGTGCTCACGGAATATGATCGCGGCCACGGGGGAACGGCGGATGGTGCCGGTGCGGATCACGTGGAGCGTCACGGCAGGGGAGCTTGTCGGGTCGCGCGTTCCGGGCGAGGGCGTCGGAGAGCGCGCGGCGACGCTCGACCGTCGTCGACCGGCCGGGTGGGGGATCGATGTCAGGCGTGGTCGGCGGGCTGGTGGCGCTCGTCGCGGTGGTCTCGGTGGTGCTGCCGGCGGTGCTCGTCGTGCGGTGGTGGCGGTCGTGGCCGGAGACGCCGTCGTTCGCCCGGCCCCGGCCGGCGGTGCCGAGCGGTGACCTGGTGCCCGACCCGAACGCCGGGTTCTTCGTGGACCGCGGGTTCCTGTTCCGGAAACGCGATTTCTTCGTCGCCACCGGGTGCCCGCCGGTGCGTATCGCGGATTTGCCGTCACTCGATGTGCGCAGGCGGGGACGGCCCGTGCTGGTGGCGCGCGTGGGACTGCGGTCGTGGTGGTGGTTCGAAGAGGGTTTTTACCGCGAATCGGCGGGCTTGCGGGAGAAGGACGTGCTCGCGCTGGTGCGGGACCGAGAACGCCGTGAGCAGGCGAAACGCGATCGGGCGCGGCTGTTGTCCGAGGCGGAGGCGAGTCTCCGCAAGCGCGCTCCGGAGTAAGTTTCCGGTGTTTAGTAACGATCCTGGGTTTGTGCGCGACCATATTCGCGTAGTGACACCCTGGGGAGAGGGACATGGGCGACCCCTTACTGCGGGACTTCGCGGCGGGTGATGTGGGGCCTCCGGTGCGGTGGCATTGGATGGCGTGCGTGGCGCTGGTGTTGATCGCTTTCGCGGTGTCGGTGGTGTAACCCGGCTGGGCGTTCGGTTCGGGGCGTTCGGCTCGTGGGGCGGGGAGCGACCTGTTCGAGGTGGCGCTGTGTGGCGCGGCACCGTGGCGGCGTGGCGCTCCTCAGCCGGCTCTCAGGCGGTGCGCGCGAGGATCGGGGTGTGCCGACCACGACCATCCCCACCATCCCCGCGCTGACCGGAGCGCTGCCCAGGGTCGAAGACGAGATCCGGCAGTTGGCCACGTCCTCGACGCTGCCCATCGTCAACGAGTTCTCCGGCCGCATCACCGCCGCGGGCGGGAAGCGCTTGCGCTCGGTCGTGATGCTGGCGGGTTCGCTGGCGCTGACCGGCGAGGTCACGGACAAGGCCGTCACGGCGGCGGCGTGCGTCGAGCTGCTGCACGCCGGGTCGCTGGTGCACGACGACCTGATGGACGACGCCGTGGAGCGCCGCGGCGTCCGCACCGTGAACGCCGAGTGGGGTGTGGGGCCGGCGGTGCTGGTCGGCGACTTCATGCTGGCGCGGGCGAGCCAGGCCGCGCTCGAATCGCTCTCCCCGTTCGCGGCGGGCAAGCTGGCCGCGGCGGTGGCCGACCTGGTCGAGGGCCAGGTGCTGGAGGTGCTCGACCTCTACGACGCGCACCGGTCGCCGGACAGCGCGCTGCGGTCGATCGCGTTGAAGACGGGCGCGTTGTTCCGCGTGGGGTGCGTGCTGGCCGCGCACTGCGCCGACGCGTCCGAGGAGGTGGCGGTCCGGCTGTCGGAGTACGGGGCGCACTTCGGGCTGCTGTTCCAGATCCTGGACGACCTGCTGGACCTGGCGTCCACGAGCGAGCGGTTGGGCAAGCCGGTCGGGAACGACCTCCGGCAGGGGGTCTACTCGTTCCCGCTGCTGAGGGCGTTGACGGACGGGCAGCGGGAGTTCCTGGCGGAGCGGGGGCGCGAGCTGGGCGACGCCGAGCTGGCCGGGCTGCTGCGGGAGTTGCGGGGCGGCCGGCTGGTGGACGACACGTTGGCGTACTGCGGCGGGCTGGCCGCGCAGACCGTCCGGGCGCTGCCCGAGGTGGGGGAGTCGGACGCGTTGGGGGTGTTGCGGGAGTTGCCCCTGGCCTACGTGGAGTGGGCTCGGGCTCGGATCGGCTGAGGGGCGTGGATGGTGGGGGGAGGGAGGGTGCGCGGCGGACGAGTGCCAAAGAGCGAAAGCGTCCTCGCCGGACGGGCAGGCCGCCAAGGAGGGGAAGGGCGCCGGGCTGCTGTGCTGCGCGAGCGGGGGTCTGGGTCTGTGCGGCGCGTGCAGAGGGCGGGTCTGTGCGTGGGC
Coding sequences:
- a CDS encoding cobalamin biosynthesis protein, translating into MSVGRAVGLVLGVAADAVFGDPRKYHPVAGFGQAAAALERRTYRDHRLAGAAHTAALVGGVVLAGAAVERLGGRGQVLRALTTAAATWVVLGGSSLADEGTAMGRELNGGDLAAARRRLPNLCGREPARLDVLGLAKATVESVAENTSDAVVAPLFWGAVAGVPGLLGYRAVNTLDAMIGHLNPRYRRFGWAAARLDDVANLVPSRLAALLTAAGAPVVGGSSGEAWRTWRRDAAAHPSPNAGQVEAAFAGALEIRLGGRTVYSHGAEDRPVLGHGRNPDAGHVTRAVELSRVVGAGAAAVTAALALLRPRRVRPRRAARRRTSA
- a CDS encoding SURF1 family protein — translated: MRLRFLLRPGWLALTLAVWVFAGACFTLLAPWQFSRDREREAQNDAVTASVRADPVPVESVLDQPNAANEWRLVSLTGRYLPEGQAVARLRTVQGEAASEVLTPFALAGGPTVLVDRGYVRPVNGLKVPDLKPVPEGTVTIIARVRAGESDDRDAIERDGHREVYAINPAVVARATGIDLRPGYFELTEGQPGVEGALPLPRLDAGPFFSYALQWIAFGAMALAGWLYFTVREARPGGALNEPRVKRKSVAELLAEDERAEDGAAPAPR
- a CDS encoding polyprenyl synthetase family protein is translated as MPTTTIPTIPALTGALPRVEDEIRQLATSSTLPIVNEFSGRITAAGGKRLRSVVMLAGSLALTGEVTDKAVTAAACVELLHAGSLVHDDLMDDAVERRGVRTVNAEWGVGPAVLVGDFMLARASQAALESLSPFAAGKLAAAVADLVEGQVLEVLDLYDAHRSPDSALRSIALKTGALFRVGCVLAAHCADASEEVAVRLSEYGAHFGLLFQILDDLLDLASTSERLGKPVGNDLRQGVYSFPLLRALTDGQREFLAERGRELGDAELAGLLRELRGGRLVDDTLAYCGGLAAQTVRALPEVGESDALGVLRELPLAYVEWARARIG